The following coding sequences are from one Carcharodon carcharias isolate sCarCar2 chromosome 11, sCarCar2.pri, whole genome shotgun sequence window:
- the LOC121284047 gene encoding 52 kDa repressor of the inhibitor of the protein kinase-like isoform X1, which yields MPNFCAAPNCSRGSTNYPDLPFFRFPRDPERCQKWVENCRRADLENRSAEQLHKQYRLCARHFEQSLICTNSPYRTVLKDNAVPTLFDLTSHLNKPEGKHRKHKRIKELTEEDLLRVKAPRTDCDVLRGLQCKQEAINELDKTDLEEATESLEESTLLEESLNLTPEEKGNKEFLKVLFETVLLLGRQNVPLGGSANENLSNLCNTPDNIQALLEFRMNAGDEILRKRFETTAVNAVYCPKNLQKDLLDICEMCIREEVLREVRDSNFFSIITDEVINVAGLDHVSLLIRFVDESDCLRQEFVGFIPCELDGEFLASRIHETLTEKWGLNMYYCRGQAYNGSGTMSYKKRVVVASILQQCPKALCTPCSSYPLNIWIAKSSLIFGINMVLSLMENIVSFFGLSPQLQKVFDVGIDGIYQTNEEKAKELKKLFQINWYERHDTFEILADLYEVLVTCLDEISYDTCGRWNAEIATQASMLSSTMRDFEIVVSLMVLKNVLSYTRAFGKNLQGQASDTYFASSTLTAVLHSLNEMRDNIDVYHEFWLEEATNLSIKMGIELKLPWRCRRQPQSEEVSEETPENYYKEAITAPFLDHIILEIEDMFSEQQLKALKCLSLVPSVMAQLKYNTGEENMADLYKDDLPNPDTLSAELHCWKIKWKHRSRDVELPSTIFDTLRHPDIKFFPNVYTLLKIVSNLPIIKLETDKCEIGRKRLKAYLKVTPVEERMSSLALIHISYDAKHDYDMMVDTYAKLYPEKMQLPHVTDSDNVDVNNHHASTMEINSLDASTRTVYEVDGECMEVASHTVESGVVLHHQSAGCLMEVCQNPDKTVIEVTQHAEGTTVELQQFPVSSTMIVTQHSAEPTVELQHHPDGAEVSQEPVESNVELQHHIEGSVVEVIHHPEVNGVELQHHPAGEVIEVRAVELQPQLETSTVELQHQVQEGAVALHLEGNTVELQHHPEGSTVELHHPQTSAMELSHHIEESTMEVDHCPEPSATELQQHPQPGAIELQHQHHLESGEAEIQHHQESVVTEIQHHPEPGEVEIQHHLAPVVTEMQHPSELGTVEIQHHPEPAAIDIQHHPEPVTTEVQHQPQTRAMDLQHHPEANTLDSQHHLECHTAVEGHPEMETVEIEHHSGASVAELNPHSEPSTVELEQCPEANVVELENRPEAMELQDPPPEAGTVEVDNVSVCNQDMNSDGIKIVEIKNSEESNSETNISSGQISHLIILSHSIVR from the exons CTGATTGTGATGTCTTGAGAGGTCTACAGTGTAAGCAGGAGGCAATCAATGAACTAGACAAAACAGACCTGGAAGAAGCCACCGAAAGCCTCGAGGAGTCTACTCTCCTGGAAGAATCTTTGAACTTGACACCTGAAGAGAAAGGGAACAAAGAGTTTCTCAAAGTTTTATTTGAAACTGTATTGCTTTTGGGAAGGCAAAATGTTCCATTGGGGGGATCTGCCAATGAAAACTTGAGCAACTTGTGCAATACTCCCGACAACATTCAAGCGCTGCTGGAATTCAGAATGAATGCTGGTGATGAAATTCTTAGAAAGAGGTTTGAGACTACTGCTGTGAATGCAGTATACTGCCCAAAGAACTTGCAAAAAGACTTGTTAGACATCTGTGAGATGTGCATACGGGAAGAGGTACTCCGAGAAGTACGGGACAGCAACTTTTTTTCAATTATAACAGACGAAGTGATCAACGTAGCAGGGCTTGACCACGTGTCCCTGTTAATTAGGTTTGTGGATGAGTCTGACTGCCTGAGACAAGAGTTTGTTGGCTTCATACCCTGTGAGCTTGATGGAGAGTTCTTGGCAAGTCGGATCCACGAGACACTGACAGAAAAGTGGGGACTGAACATGTATTACTGTCGTGGACAAGCATATAATGGCTCGGGCACAATGTCTTACAAAAAACGAGTTGTTGTGGCTAGCATTTTACAGCAGTGCCCGAAGGCATTGTGCACTCCTTGTTCCTCCTACCCCCTGAACATATGGATAGCCAAATCCAGCCTCATTTTCGGTATTAACATGGTTTTGAGCTTGATGGAGAACATTGTATCATTTTTTGGTttgtcacctcagctccagaagGTTTTTGATGTTGGCATTGATGGCATCTATCAAACCAACGAGGAAAAGGCAAAGGAGCtgaaaaaactttttcaaatCAATTGGTATGAAAGACACGACACTTTTGAGATCCTGGCAGATCTTTACGAAGTGCTGGTGACCTGCTTGGATGAGATCAGCTACGATACATGTGGTAGGTGGAATGCTGAGATAGCAACCCAGGCCAGCATGCTATCCTCGACCATGAGAGATTTTGAAATAGTTGTCTCTCTCATGGTCCTGAAGAATGTCCTCTCGTACACAAGAGCCTTTGGCAAAAATCTGCAAGGTCAAGCCTCAGATACCTATTTTGCCTCAAGCACTTTGACTGCGGTCCTGCACTCGTTAAATGAAATGAGGGACAACATTGACGTCTATCATGAGTTCTGGTTGGAGGAAGCCACCAATTTGTCAATCAAAATGGGGATTGAACTGAAGCTGCCATGGAGGTGCCGCAGGCAACCTCAAAGTGAAGAGGTTTCTGAGGAGACTCCGGAAAACTATTACAAAGAAGCAATCACTGCACCATTTCTGGACCACATTATTTTAGAAATTGAGGACATGTTTTCTGAGCAGCAGCTAAAGGCTCTCAAGTGTCTGTCTTTGGTGCcttctgttatggcacagctgaaaTATAACACTGGGGAGGAAAACATGGCTGATTTATATAAAGACGATCTCCCAAACCCAGATACGCTTTCAGCAGAACTCCACTGCTGGAAGATAAAATGGAAGCATCGAAGCCGAGATGTTGAACTTCCTAGTACTATTTTTGACACTTTGCGCCATCCTGACATCAAATTCTTTCCAAATGTATACACTTTGCTTAAAATTGTCTCCAATCTGCCTATCATTAAGCTTGAAACTGACAAGTGTGAAATTGGACGGAAGCGACTCAAAGCTTATTTGAAAGTCACTCCAGTCGAGGAGAGAATGAGTAGCCTGGCACTGATCCATATAAGTTATGATGCAAAACACGACTACGACATGATGGTCGATACCTATGCTAAACTGTACCCAGAGAAAATGCAGTTGCCCCATGTGACTGATTCCGATAACGTGGATGTAAACAATCATCATGCAAGCACTATGGAAATAAATAGTTTGGATGCAAGTACGCGAACAGTGTATGAAGTAGATGGTGAGTGCATGGAGGTGGCAAGCCACACGGTGGAGAGTGGGGTTGTGCTGCATCACCAGTCGGCAGGATGTCTAATGGAAGTCTGTCAGAATCCTGATAAGACTGTCATAGAGGTGACCCAGCATGCAGAGGGGACTACAGTAGAACTGCAACAGTTTCCAGTAAGCAGCACCATGATTGTGACCCAGCATTCCGCCGAGCCCACTGTGGAATTGCAGCACCATCCAGACGGGGCTGAGGTCAGCCAAGAGCCAGTAGAAAGCAATGTGGAACTGCAGCACCACATAGAGGGCAGCGTGGTGGAGGTGATCCACCATCCGGAGGTGAATGGTGTGGAATTGCAGCACCATCCAGCAGGGGAAGTTATTGAGGTGAGAGCTGTGGAGCTCCAGCCACAGTTGGAGACCAGCACCGTGGAGTTGCAGCACCAGGTACAGGAGGGCGCAGTGGCTCTGCATCTGGAGGGAAATACTGTGGAGCTACAGCACCATCCAGAGGGCAGCACTGTGGAATTGCACCATCCGCAGACGAGTGCTATGGAGTTGAGTCACCATATAGAGGAGAGCACCATGGAGGTGGATCATTGTCCAGAGCCTAGTGCCACAGAGTTACAGCAACATCCGCAACCTGGTGCCATAGAAttgcaacaccaacaccacctgGAGTCTGGTGAGGCAGAGATACAGCATCATCAGGAATCTGTTGTTACAGAGATACAACACCATCCAGAGCCTGGTGAAGTAGAGATTCAACACCATCTGGCACCTGTTGTTACAGAGATGCAACACCCTTCAGAGCTTGGCACTGTGGAAATTCAGCACCACCCAGAGCCTGCTGCTATAGACATACAGCACCACCCGGAGCCTGTCACTACAGAGGTACAGCACCAACCACAGACTAGAGCCATGGACTTGCAGCATCACCCAGAAGCTAACACACTGGACTCTCAGCACCATCTGGAGTGTCATACTGCAGTGGAGGGCCatccagagatggagacagtggagATAGAGCACCATTCGGGTGCAAGTGTTGCGGAATTGAATCCCCACTCAGAACCGAGCACTGTAGAGCTGGAACAATGTCCTGAGGCAAACGTGGTAgaactggagaaccgtccagaaGCAATGGAGCTGCAGGACCCTCCTCCAGAAGCAGGCACAGTGGAAGTAGACAATGTAAGTGTGTGCAATCAGGATATGAACAGTGACGGAATAAAGATTGTGGAAATTAAAAATTCAGAAGAAAGCAATTCAGAAACGAACATTTCTAGT GGGCAAATTTCACATCTGATAATTCTCTCTCATTCGATAGTGCGTTGA
- the LOC121284047 gene encoding 52 kDa repressor of the inhibitor of the protein kinase-like isoform X4, with protein MRCQKWVENCRRADLENRSAEQLHKQYRLCARHFEQSLICTNSPYRTVLKDNAVPTLFDLTSHLNKPEGKHRKHKRIKELTEEDLLRVKAPRTDCDVLRGLQCKQEAINELDKTDLEEATESLEESTLLEESLNLTPEEKGNKEFLKVLFETVLLLGRQNVPLGGSANENLSNLCNTPDNIQALLEFRMNAGDEILRKRFETTAVNAVYCPKNLQKDLLDICEMCIREEVLREVRDSNFFSIITDEVINVAGLDHVSLLIRFVDESDCLRQEFVGFIPCELDGEFLASRIHETLTEKWGLNMYYCRGQAYNGSGTMSYKKRVVVASILQQCPKALCTPCSSYPLNIWIAKSSLIFGINMVLSLMENIVSFFGLSPQLQKVFDVGIDGIYQTNEEKAKELKKLFQINWYERHDTFEILADLYEVLVTCLDEISYDTCGRWNAEIATQASMLSSTMRDFEIVVSLMVLKNVLSYTRAFGKNLQGQASDTYFASSTLTAVLHSLNEMRDNIDVYHEFWLEEATNLSIKMGIELKLPWRCRRQPQSEEVSEETPENYYKEAITAPFLDHIILEIEDMFSEQQLKALKCLSLVPSVMAQLKYNTGEENMADLYKDDLPNPDTLSAELHCWKIKWKHRSRDVELPSTIFDTLRHPDIKFFPNVYTLLKIVSNLPIIKLETDKCEIGRKRLKAYLKVTPVEERMSSLALIHISYDAKHDYDMMVDTYAKLYPEKMQLPHVTDSDNVDVNNHHASTMEINSLDASTRTVYEVDGECMEVASHTVESGVVLHHQSAGCLMEVCQNPDKTVIEVTQHAEGTTVELQQFPVSSTMIVTQHSAEPTVELQHHPDGAEVSQEPVESNVELQHHIEGSVVEVIHHPEVNGVELQHHPAGEVIEVRAVELQPQLETSTVELQHQVQEGAVALHLEGNTVELQHHPEGSTVELHHPQTSAMELSHHIEESTMEVDHCPEPSATELQQHPQPGAIELQHQHHLESGEAEIQHHQESVVTEIQHHPEPGEVEIQHHLAPVVTEMQHPSELGTVEIQHHPEPAAIDIQHHPEPVTTEVQHQPQTRAMDLQHHPEANTLDSQHHLECHTAVEGHPEMETVEIEHHSGASVAELNPHSEPSTVELEQCPEANVVELENRPEAMELQDPPPEAGTVEVDNVSVCNQDMNSDGIKIVEIKNSEESNSETNISSGQISHLIILSHSIVR; from the exons CTGATTGTGATGTCTTGAGAGGTCTACAGTGTAAGCAGGAGGCAATCAATGAACTAGACAAAACAGACCTGGAAGAAGCCACCGAAAGCCTCGAGGAGTCTACTCTCCTGGAAGAATCTTTGAACTTGACACCTGAAGAGAAAGGGAACAAAGAGTTTCTCAAAGTTTTATTTGAAACTGTATTGCTTTTGGGAAGGCAAAATGTTCCATTGGGGGGATCTGCCAATGAAAACTTGAGCAACTTGTGCAATACTCCCGACAACATTCAAGCGCTGCTGGAATTCAGAATGAATGCTGGTGATGAAATTCTTAGAAAGAGGTTTGAGACTACTGCTGTGAATGCAGTATACTGCCCAAAGAACTTGCAAAAAGACTTGTTAGACATCTGTGAGATGTGCATACGGGAAGAGGTACTCCGAGAAGTACGGGACAGCAACTTTTTTTCAATTATAACAGACGAAGTGATCAACGTAGCAGGGCTTGACCACGTGTCCCTGTTAATTAGGTTTGTGGATGAGTCTGACTGCCTGAGACAAGAGTTTGTTGGCTTCATACCCTGTGAGCTTGATGGAGAGTTCTTGGCAAGTCGGATCCACGAGACACTGACAGAAAAGTGGGGACTGAACATGTATTACTGTCGTGGACAAGCATATAATGGCTCGGGCACAATGTCTTACAAAAAACGAGTTGTTGTGGCTAGCATTTTACAGCAGTGCCCGAAGGCATTGTGCACTCCTTGTTCCTCCTACCCCCTGAACATATGGATAGCCAAATCCAGCCTCATTTTCGGTATTAACATGGTTTTGAGCTTGATGGAGAACATTGTATCATTTTTTGGTttgtcacctcagctccagaagGTTTTTGATGTTGGCATTGATGGCATCTATCAAACCAACGAGGAAAAGGCAAAGGAGCtgaaaaaactttttcaaatCAATTGGTATGAAAGACACGACACTTTTGAGATCCTGGCAGATCTTTACGAAGTGCTGGTGACCTGCTTGGATGAGATCAGCTACGATACATGTGGTAGGTGGAATGCTGAGATAGCAACCCAGGCCAGCATGCTATCCTCGACCATGAGAGATTTTGAAATAGTTGTCTCTCTCATGGTCCTGAAGAATGTCCTCTCGTACACAAGAGCCTTTGGCAAAAATCTGCAAGGTCAAGCCTCAGATACCTATTTTGCCTCAAGCACTTTGACTGCGGTCCTGCACTCGTTAAATGAAATGAGGGACAACATTGACGTCTATCATGAGTTCTGGTTGGAGGAAGCCACCAATTTGTCAATCAAAATGGGGATTGAACTGAAGCTGCCATGGAGGTGCCGCAGGCAACCTCAAAGTGAAGAGGTTTCTGAGGAGACTCCGGAAAACTATTACAAAGAAGCAATCACTGCACCATTTCTGGACCACATTATTTTAGAAATTGAGGACATGTTTTCTGAGCAGCAGCTAAAGGCTCTCAAGTGTCTGTCTTTGGTGCcttctgttatggcacagctgaaaTATAACACTGGGGAGGAAAACATGGCTGATTTATATAAAGACGATCTCCCAAACCCAGATACGCTTTCAGCAGAACTCCACTGCTGGAAGATAAAATGGAAGCATCGAAGCCGAGATGTTGAACTTCCTAGTACTATTTTTGACACTTTGCGCCATCCTGACATCAAATTCTTTCCAAATGTATACACTTTGCTTAAAATTGTCTCCAATCTGCCTATCATTAAGCTTGAAACTGACAAGTGTGAAATTGGACGGAAGCGACTCAAAGCTTATTTGAAAGTCACTCCAGTCGAGGAGAGAATGAGTAGCCTGGCACTGATCCATATAAGTTATGATGCAAAACACGACTACGACATGATGGTCGATACCTATGCTAAACTGTACCCAGAGAAAATGCAGTTGCCCCATGTGACTGATTCCGATAACGTGGATGTAAACAATCATCATGCAAGCACTATGGAAATAAATAGTTTGGATGCAAGTACGCGAACAGTGTATGAAGTAGATGGTGAGTGCATGGAGGTGGCAAGCCACACGGTGGAGAGTGGGGTTGTGCTGCATCACCAGTCGGCAGGATGTCTAATGGAAGTCTGTCAGAATCCTGATAAGACTGTCATAGAGGTGACCCAGCATGCAGAGGGGACTACAGTAGAACTGCAACAGTTTCCAGTAAGCAGCACCATGATTGTGACCCAGCATTCCGCCGAGCCCACTGTGGAATTGCAGCACCATCCAGACGGGGCTGAGGTCAGCCAAGAGCCAGTAGAAAGCAATGTGGAACTGCAGCACCACATAGAGGGCAGCGTGGTGGAGGTGATCCACCATCCGGAGGTGAATGGTGTGGAATTGCAGCACCATCCAGCAGGGGAAGTTATTGAGGTGAGAGCTGTGGAGCTCCAGCCACAGTTGGAGACCAGCACCGTGGAGTTGCAGCACCAGGTACAGGAGGGCGCAGTGGCTCTGCATCTGGAGGGAAATACTGTGGAGCTACAGCACCATCCAGAGGGCAGCACTGTGGAATTGCACCATCCGCAGACGAGTGCTATGGAGTTGAGTCACCATATAGAGGAGAGCACCATGGAGGTGGATCATTGTCCAGAGCCTAGTGCCACAGAGTTACAGCAACATCCGCAACCTGGTGCCATAGAAttgcaacaccaacaccacctgGAGTCTGGTGAGGCAGAGATACAGCATCATCAGGAATCTGTTGTTACAGAGATACAACACCATCCAGAGCCTGGTGAAGTAGAGATTCAACACCATCTGGCACCTGTTGTTACAGAGATGCAACACCCTTCAGAGCTTGGCACTGTGGAAATTCAGCACCACCCAGAGCCTGCTGCTATAGACATACAGCACCACCCGGAGCCTGTCACTACAGAGGTACAGCACCAACCACAGACTAGAGCCATGGACTTGCAGCATCACCCAGAAGCTAACACACTGGACTCTCAGCACCATCTGGAGTGTCATACTGCAGTGGAGGGCCatccagagatggagacagtggagATAGAGCACCATTCGGGTGCAAGTGTTGCGGAATTGAATCCCCACTCAGAACCGAGCACTGTAGAGCTGGAACAATGTCCTGAGGCAAACGTGGTAgaactggagaaccgtccagaaGCAATGGAGCTGCAGGACCCTCCTCCAGAAGCAGGCACAGTGGAAGTAGACAATGTAAGTGTGTGCAATCAGGATATGAACAGTGACGGAATAAAGATTGTGGAAATTAAAAATTCAGAAGAAAGCAATTCAGAAACGAACATTTCTAGT GGGCAAATTTCACATCTGATAATTCTCTCTCATTCGATAGTGCGTTGA
- the LOC121284047 gene encoding 52 kDa repressor of the inhibitor of the protein kinase-like isoform X2: MPNFCAAPNCSRKSTNCPDIPFFRFPKDPERCQKWVENCRRADLENRSAEQLHKQYRLCARHFEQSLICTNSPYRTVLKDNAVPTLFDLTSHLNKPEGKHRKHKRIKELTEEDLLRVKAPRTDCDVLRGLQCKQEAINELDKTDLEEATESLEESTLLEESLNLTPEEKGNKEFLKVLFETVLLLGRQNVPLGGSANENLSNLCNTPDNIQALLEFRMNAGDEILRKRFETTAVNAVYCPKNLQKDLLDICEMCIREEVLREVRDSNFFSIITDEVINVAGLDHVSLLIRFVDESDCLRQEFVGFIPCELDGEFLASRIHETLTEKWGLNMYYCRGQAYNGSGTMSYKKRVVVASILQQCPKALCTPCSSYPLNIWIAKSSLIFGINMVLSLMENIVSFFGLSPQLQKVFDVGIDGIYQTNEEKAKELKKLFQINWYERHDTFEILADLYEVLVTCLDEISYDTCGRWNAEIATQASMLSSTMRDFEIVVSLMVLKNVLSYTRAFGKNLQGQASDTYFASSTLTAVLHSLNEMRDNIDVYHEFWLEEATNLSIKMGIELKLPWRCRRQPQSEEVSEETPENYYKEAITAPFLDHIILEIEDMFSEQQLKALKCLSLVPSVMAQLKYNTGEENMADLYKDDLPNPDTLSAELHCWKIKWKHRSRDVELPSTIFDTLRHPDIKFFPNVYTLLKIVSNLPIIKLETDKCEIGRKRLKAYLKVTPVEERMSSLALIHISYDAKHDYDMMVDTYAKLYPEKMQLPHVTDSDNVDVNNHHASTMEINSLDASTRTVYEVDGECMEVASHTVESGVVLHHQSAGCLMEVCQNPDKTVIEVTQHAEGTTVELQQFPVSSTMIVTQHSAEPTVELQHHPDGAEVSQEPVESNVELQHHIEGSVVEVIHHPEVNGVELQHHPAGEVIEVRAVELQPQLETSTVELQHQVQEGAVALHLEGNTVELQHHPEGSTVELHHPQTSAMELSHHIEESTMEVDHCPEPSATELQQHPQPGAIELQHQHHLESGEAEIQHHQESVVTEIQHHPEPGEVEIQHHLAPVVTEMQHPSELGTVEIQHHPEPAAIDIQHHPEPVTTEVQHQPQTRAMDLQHHPEANTLDSQHHLECHTAVEGHPEMETVEIEHHSGASVAELNPHSEPSTVELEQCPEANVVELENRPEAMELQDPPPEAGTVEVDNVSVCNQDMNSDGIKIVEIKNSEESNSETNISSGQISHLIILSHSIVR; the protein is encoded by the exons CTGATTGTGATGTCTTGAGAGGTCTACAGTGTAAGCAGGAGGCAATCAATGAACTAGACAAAACAGACCTGGAAGAAGCCACCGAAAGCCTCGAGGAGTCTACTCTCCTGGAAGAATCTTTGAACTTGACACCTGAAGAGAAAGGGAACAAAGAGTTTCTCAAAGTTTTATTTGAAACTGTATTGCTTTTGGGAAGGCAAAATGTTCCATTGGGGGGATCTGCCAATGAAAACTTGAGCAACTTGTGCAATACTCCCGACAACATTCAAGCGCTGCTGGAATTCAGAATGAATGCTGGTGATGAAATTCTTAGAAAGAGGTTTGAGACTACTGCTGTGAATGCAGTATACTGCCCAAAGAACTTGCAAAAAGACTTGTTAGACATCTGTGAGATGTGCATACGGGAAGAGGTACTCCGAGAAGTACGGGACAGCAACTTTTTTTCAATTATAACAGACGAAGTGATCAACGTAGCAGGGCTTGACCACGTGTCCCTGTTAATTAGGTTTGTGGATGAGTCTGACTGCCTGAGACAAGAGTTTGTTGGCTTCATACCCTGTGAGCTTGATGGAGAGTTCTTGGCAAGTCGGATCCACGAGACACTGACAGAAAAGTGGGGACTGAACATGTATTACTGTCGTGGACAAGCATATAATGGCTCGGGCACAATGTCTTACAAAAAACGAGTTGTTGTGGCTAGCATTTTACAGCAGTGCCCGAAGGCATTGTGCACTCCTTGTTCCTCCTACCCCCTGAACATATGGATAGCCAAATCCAGCCTCATTTTCGGTATTAACATGGTTTTGAGCTTGATGGAGAACATTGTATCATTTTTTGGTttgtcacctcagctccagaagGTTTTTGATGTTGGCATTGATGGCATCTATCAAACCAACGAGGAAAAGGCAAAGGAGCtgaaaaaactttttcaaatCAATTGGTATGAAAGACACGACACTTTTGAGATCCTGGCAGATCTTTACGAAGTGCTGGTGACCTGCTTGGATGAGATCAGCTACGATACATGTGGTAGGTGGAATGCTGAGATAGCAACCCAGGCCAGCATGCTATCCTCGACCATGAGAGATTTTGAAATAGTTGTCTCTCTCATGGTCCTGAAGAATGTCCTCTCGTACACAAGAGCCTTTGGCAAAAATCTGCAAGGTCAAGCCTCAGATACCTATTTTGCCTCAAGCACTTTGACTGCGGTCCTGCACTCGTTAAATGAAATGAGGGACAACATTGACGTCTATCATGAGTTCTGGTTGGAGGAAGCCACCAATTTGTCAATCAAAATGGGGATTGAACTGAAGCTGCCATGGAGGTGCCGCAGGCAACCTCAAAGTGAAGAGGTTTCTGAGGAGACTCCGGAAAACTATTACAAAGAAGCAATCACTGCACCATTTCTGGACCACATTATTTTAGAAATTGAGGACATGTTTTCTGAGCAGCAGCTAAAGGCTCTCAAGTGTCTGTCTTTGGTGCcttctgttatggcacagctgaaaTATAACACTGGGGAGGAAAACATGGCTGATTTATATAAAGACGATCTCCCAAACCCAGATACGCTTTCAGCAGAACTCCACTGCTGGAAGATAAAATGGAAGCATCGAAGCCGAGATGTTGAACTTCCTAGTACTATTTTTGACACTTTGCGCCATCCTGACATCAAATTCTTTCCAAATGTATACACTTTGCTTAAAATTGTCTCCAATCTGCCTATCATTAAGCTTGAAACTGACAAGTGTGAAATTGGACGGAAGCGACTCAAAGCTTATTTGAAAGTCACTCCAGTCGAGGAGAGAATGAGTAGCCTGGCACTGATCCATATAAGTTATGATGCAAAACACGACTACGACATGATGGTCGATACCTATGCTAAACTGTACCCAGAGAAAATGCAGTTGCCCCATGTGACTGATTCCGATAACGTGGATGTAAACAATCATCATGCAAGCACTATGGAAATAAATAGTTTGGATGCAAGTACGCGAACAGTGTATGAAGTAGATGGTGAGTGCATGGAGGTGGCAAGCCACACGGTGGAGAGTGGGGTTGTGCTGCATCACCAGTCGGCAGGATGTCTAATGGAAGTCTGTCAGAATCCTGATAAGACTGTCATAGAGGTGACCCAGCATGCAGAGGGGACTACAGTAGAACTGCAACAGTTTCCAGTAAGCAGCACCATGATTGTGACCCAGCATTCCGCCGAGCCCACTGTGGAATTGCAGCACCATCCAGACGGGGCTGAGGTCAGCCAAGAGCCAGTAGAAAGCAATGTGGAACTGCAGCACCACATAGAGGGCAGCGTGGTGGAGGTGATCCACCATCCGGAGGTGAATGGTGTGGAATTGCAGCACCATCCAGCAGGGGAAGTTATTGAGGTGAGAGCTGTGGAGCTCCAGCCACAGTTGGAGACCAGCACCGTGGAGTTGCAGCACCAGGTACAGGAGGGCGCAGTGGCTCTGCATCTGGAGGGAAATACTGTGGAGCTACAGCACCATCCAGAGGGCAGCACTGTGGAATTGCACCATCCGCAGACGAGTGCTATGGAGTTGAGTCACCATATAGAGGAGAGCACCATGGAGGTGGATCATTGTCCAGAGCCTAGTGCCACAGAGTTACAGCAACATCCGCAACCTGGTGCCATAGAAttgcaacaccaacaccacctgGAGTCTGGTGAGGCAGAGATACAGCATCATCAGGAATCTGTTGTTACAGAGATACAACACCATCCAGAGCCTGGTGAAGTAGAGATTCAACACCATCTGGCACCTGTTGTTACAGAGATGCAACACCCTTCAGAGCTTGGCACTGTGGAAATTCAGCACCACCCAGAGCCTGCTGCTATAGACATACAGCACCACCCGGAGCCTGTCACTACAGAGGTACAGCACCAACCACAGACTAGAGCCATGGACTTGCAGCATCACCCAGAAGCTAACACACTGGACTCTCAGCACCATCTGGAGTGTCATACTGCAGTGGAGGGCCatccagagatggagacagtggagATAGAGCACCATTCGGGTGCAAGTGTTGCGGAATTGAATCCCCACTCAGAACCGAGCACTGTAGAGCTGGAACAATGTCCTGAGGCAAACGTGGTAgaactggagaaccgtccagaaGCAATGGAGCTGCAGGACCCTCCTCCAGAAGCAGGCACAGTGGAAGTAGACAATGTAAGTGTGTGCAATCAGGATATGAACAGTGACGGAATAAAGATTGTGGAAATTAAAAATTCAGAAGAAAGCAATTCAGAAACGAACATTTCTAGT GGGCAAATTTCACATCTGATAATTCTCTCTCATTCGATAGTGCGTTGA